Genomic segment of Strigops habroptila isolate Jane chromosome 12, bStrHab1.2.pri, whole genome shotgun sequence:
ATAAAAGAAACACTAGTGTGCATGAAAATGCCTAAGAAAGCTTCTGATATTGCTGGGGATTTTGGGACAGAGGAGTGTCTGTTAGTTACTGAGCACTAGTTGGGGTAGCTGTGTGTGTTTCATGCTGTGGTTCCTGTAGTGTTTTGGTGGAGGCTGTGTACTGCATCTCTGGCTACCATGTTTAACTTGTGCTGATTTTTGCAGCCTGTAGCTGAAGACaataatggaaaattaaagGTCTATCTGAGAGTTCGTCCTCTGAAATctacagaactggaaaaaggggAAGACCAGGTAAGCCACTGAATGAAGCAGTCTCTGAGCTGGTTGCCTGTGTGCTTGCTGGGAGGTGCTACTATCCTTTGCTGTCTATGCTATGGCCTCTTGTAAGCCAATGTGATGATGGGTTTTATGTGTTCTTTAGGGCTGTGTCTGCATTGAGAATTCGGAGACCCTTCTTCTAAAAGCCCCTAAGGACTCCTTCACCATGCGGAGCACAGAACGTGGAGTGGGACAAGCAGCACACAGGTTCTCTTTCACCCAGGTACGTAACTGGGACAAACAATCCATCTGGAAGTCTTCAGAGCTTAAACCATCCTTATAGCTTGAAAAGCTGGCTCACTAACACGCACTGACCCCAACGCACCGCATTAACTACATAGTCTTGTACAATCCTCTCAAGTTTGTTTCTGTCACTGTTTCcttagtttttctcattttaagcTGATCCTGACAACTTTTTTGGCAGCAAATACCAACTTCTTGTTTTGTTCCTGAGGCTCTAAACACACTAGAGGCTGTAGTGATATCAGATGTTACTGCACTAAGCAAGTGAGCAGCTTGTTTTAGGGGTCTGGACTGGAATTACTGGTGGGTCTGCTTCTCATAATGTGGGGCTAGTGGAAGGAACAAAAGACTACATAATATTACTTGAACAATTACCAGCAGCCAAAAGATAGGAAGGATCTACATGAAGccatttttcatgtgccttgtTTGCAGATCTTTGGACCAGATGTTGGACAGAAATCGTTCTTTGATGAGACAATGAAGCAGGTGGTAAAGGATGTACTAAATGGGCAGAACTGGCTGGTTTACACCTATGGCATCACCAATTCAGGGAAGACTCACACTATTCAGGGTAAGGAAAGCACTAGGTGTTAGTAGCCTGTTGAAGGAGTTGTCTGCTTCTACATGTGAATCCTCAGCTTGCTGTTGTTCTTGCTTCAGGAAGCAACAAAGATGGGGGGATTCTGCCTCGCTCCTTAGCGGTCATCTTCAACAGTATAGGGGACCGGCTGTACAAAGCCATGGATCTGAAGCCCTTCCTCTCCAATGAGGTGATCTGGCTGGACAGCAAGCAGGTGCGACAGGAAGAGACCAAGAAACAGATCTTGCTGCGGGGAGGTCTGTGGGAGGTAAGCACATGGCTTCTAGGTTTAATAATACCAGGGGAAGGATGGCATCATACGGCATACACGCTCATGTTCTTTGTTTCGTTCCAGGAGGAGCTTTTAACACCAATGAAGAGGAGTCACAGTGCTGAATCTCAGCTCCAGGCCACTGCCAGTGGCAGCTTTGACAGTGGAGTGGCTGGCCTCTCTTCATCTAGCCAGCTCACCAACCATTCAGATGTCAGCCAGATAGAAGGTATATCTGGAAGCCTGTTGGGTACTACCTGCTTCTTATTGTTAGagggtgggggaagaaagagtGATGGCTATTTGGATGCTGTGTTGTGGGTAAGGAAGCAAAGGTGCTGTTGTCTTGccaattttccttttgaaagatAAGGATGTTAAGGCTGAAGAACTTCCTATGTTGGCAAGACATACATACAAAGAATTCACTGCTGTATAATAACCAGCCCTTGTGAAATGGATAGTTACTTGACACTCACTTCATTCAAGGAGTGTGGTTATTGAGCAGCTGAATGCCATGAGGTGGGGATAGCTGGAAAGCAAGGTGCTGAAGTGACATGTTGCACTGAGCACTTGTGCCCAGGCTTTCAAACCTAGGAATGACCAGCTGATCCAGAAGGTATTGGCAGCATGGAGTGATTGAGGTATCGAGGATTAAAACTTCACTTATACTGGGAAGAGTTCACGTTTTAAATATCCTATACTTCTGGAGTCAAGAATATAGACATAAAAAGTCCTTACACAGAAAGAAGTATGGTCTTAAAGAAAACTTGAGGCCGTCTCACTGGGAACAGGCATTAGAGTAGGTATGAATGGGAGGAGGTATGCAGAAACTTGGGTTGACAGCAGTGTTCCTGCTGAAGAAAGGGGTCTCTCTCTGGCTAAACCATTCAGGTTGGACTTGTGAAAAGCTGCAGTcatgatttttgtgttttttctccttttttttcctactttttcctCTAGAACTGGGCCCTCGCTGGGCTGACTTGGATCGCATTTCACTCGCTAACACAGGAGATGTGCAGTTCTCCATCTGGGTCTCCTTCTTTGAGATTTACAATGAATTAATCTATGACTTGTTAGAACCAGCTTTATCCGGCCAGAGCCGCAAGCGGCAGACACTGCGGCTCTGTGAAGACCAGACTGGCAACCCCTATGTGAAAGGTAGATTTACCCAAAAGATATTACTGGCTTCCTAGGGACGCTTGAGGGACTGGGTAGGTGTGTGGCTTAGCAGTGTGATGTGTTGGGGATGTCCTCTATGGCTGCCCCTCAGAGGTCTCTGATGTCTGGACTTACAGGAATGTTAAGTTTGCTAATGCCAAGGAAACGCAGTGGTGAAGTTGGGGCTGAGATAATCAAGCTTTCTGATAGCCTCCTGGCTGCCTTGCCCAATGTGTGCCTGCTTTTCCAGATCTGAACTGGATCAATGTCCGGGATGCTGATGAGGCCTGGAAGCTCCTGAAACTGGGTCGGAAAAACCAGAGTTTTGCCAGCACCCACATGAACCAGAACTCCAGTCGAAGGTCTGAAGGGGGAGGGAGGTTGTTTAGGCAGAAATACAATTCTGAAAGACTTCTCAGAATTtgtctgagagaggctgcatttcctttttaaaatatctgcatGTTTCTTTACAGTCACAGTGTCTTCTCCATTCGGATCCTGCACTTGCAAAGAGGTGGCAGCGAAACTATTCCAAAAATCAGCGAGTAAGTTTTATGCTCTCTAGGATTTGAGGGTGTTCTCTGTGGACTCAACTTCCTGTCTTTTGCCATGGATAATGGGGTATGGGAAGTATCTTGAAGAAGGACATGTTGAAAGTATGTGGAGTAAATGTTCCCACTCTTCTTGGAACTGACAGAATTTTGTGAGGAGTACTGCAGAGCACAACTTGAGGTAGTTCTTAAGCTCTCTGGATGAAGGTAAATGTGAGTAACACTGCACTTGCAGCAGGGCTGATTTGAGTGTTACCAATGCCTGTTCCTGGGATGTAGTTGTCTCAGTACTTGGAAAGTGGCTGTCCTGAGGACTAGCAAAGGATCTTTGAAATTGACACTGCAAAGCTCATATGGGTGTTACCTTGTAACCCCTACACTTGGAGTAGGCCTTTTTGTCCAGCAATAGCCCATGCAGCCTAAAAGAGCTTTCTGTGCCCTTGTGGCGAAGCTGGGAAGGTGAGCACGGTGTAGGGGATTGCAGGGTGTCTGAATTCTACACTTGGATAGAACAGGACAAACCCAGTAGGTCATGTGAATATCCCCTGTGTCCTCTTTAGGTTATCCCTGTGTGACCTTGCGGGGTCAGAGCGCTGCAAAGACCAGAAAAACGGGGACCGAATGAAGGAAGCAAACAACATCAATACCTCTCTCCACACACTGGGTCGCTGCATTGCTGCCCTCCGCCAGAACCAGCAGTCCAAGTGAGCATCCAGAATTCCAGAGGGAGGATGTAGGGAGGCTGTTCTTTTCTATGGGCTCACTCTTGTTTCTCCCCATAGATTGAAGCAGACTATGGTTCCCTTCCGGGACAGCAAGCTAACCCGTGTGTTCCAGGGTTTCTTCACTGGACGTGGGCGCTCTTGCATGATTGTCAACATTAACCAGTGTGCATCTACATATGATGAAACTCTGTATGTAGCCAAGTTCTCGGCCATTGCTAGCCAGGTAAGCAGCACAGACCAGGATCATGGCATGGTCAGGATACATCTTGCTTCTGTGGGAGTGAGCCCTTTTCCATCACAAGGCAGGGGGAATGCTTGCAAACCTTCCCTATGCTTCTCCAGTGGATTATTACCTTTACAGTACTTCCAGATTCTGCTAAACTGAAAGGGTTGACAGGTTGCAGAGAAGTGCTGTGTTTAAAGGCTGTGCAACTTCTTTTGTGGATTAGTAATAATGGCCTTTTCCCCTTCAGCTTGTTCAGGTACCACCCACAAAGCTTGGACTTCCATCCATACAATCAATCATCAAAGAGCACCACAGGCGAACCAGCCAAGGTGCAGAGGCAGTGGCAAAGGATGAAGTGGAATCAGAAGACGACAGTGAGGATGAAGCAGATGTCTCCATGTATGAGAAGGAGGTGGGCTGTGATTTGTTTTACAGTCTTTATGGATAGAAGAGCAAGAACAGCTTTAAAGCTCTGTTTAGCTTCGGCTGGGGAGGTGAGATAGAGCTCGGCACTATACCACGAGATAACAGAACCTCAGAGAGATAAAGGACCCAGGAAATTTGGAATCAATGAGGAAAACATTCCACAGTTGGTCTAAATCTGAAGCATATGCTCAATTTGGAAACACTATCATCTGTGGAATAGGGATAGTAAGAGCTCGGGTGCAGACCTATAATCCCTACACTGCATGGGAAATATAGAAATCGGAGAACATGCAAAACAGGAGgctaaattggaaaaaaaaaaaggcaaaaaatcaAACTTCCCAGATACTCAAAAGTGAGCAGCTGGAATAGCTGAAAGGTTAAGATGGAAGTCACATGCCTACAGACACGAGTGGTAATGTGTCAAGGTAGCAAACGCAGGTGCAGCCCTGGGCAGTGCAGCAGGGGAAGCTGCTCTGGAGATGGCTCCAACTAGACTGCATTAAGCCATCTCACAGGAGAGGAATTAAGAGCAAAcgcagctgcttctcttttgaAGCAACTAAAAGAATCTTCAACATAGGTCAGCTTAGTCTACAGATACGGGATGACCTAGTTTAAGTTTCAATTCTGTTGTGCAGTGTGGGCAGTGGAGTCTCTGTCCTTGCAGGACTTGCTGCGTGTAGTGGAAGCTGCACGAGAACTGCTGGTGCAAGAGCGGCAGGAGAAGCTGCAACTAGAAATGCGCCTCCGTGAGGAGATCTGCAATGAGATGCTGGAGCACATGCGGCAGAAGGAGCAGTGGTGCAGGTACAGCTTATGCTAATCTCCCTTCCTTTGTTCAGGGTGAGCTATGCTACCAAGAACTGCCAGACCCTGACACACAGTTGTTTGCTCTCTTTGTAGCCAACATCTGGATACtcagaaggagctgctggaggaactGTATGAGGATAAACTGAATAACCTGAAGGAATCACTCACTGACTATTACCAAGAGATGATCCAGGTGTGTTCAGGGCAATGAAATGACATCAGGAAAGTGGCACTGGGTTGGAAGGGGACTTGGGGTACTTGAATCCAGGAAGGTGACTTATGCAAACtgaaagattttgctttttgtgataTTATTTGATACCTTGATCCACAATTCTTGCTTCTTGTCTACTGCTTTATGTGGGTCACTAGGCTTTCTGATTTTCATCCCTTAATCTGGAAGCTACTGTTCAACCATTCTGACTCATCTATTTGTTCAACCCTTACTTTTTTTGCTAGTTGCTTGTTTTGCACTCCTTCAGATTAACACCAGTTCTgtgaatttctcttctttctcctagTTGTGATGATGGGTATGGGCctatctgtatttttcatgctaTGGCATTTGAGTGGTTTCTGGGATTTGTAGCAGACGTCTCTGAAGATGCCAACTCTCAAAAAACCCTCTTATCTTTAGaggctgtaaaaaaaaaaagtggattaGGCTCCCAGAAAATGGGTTCATGGCTTTCACTGAAAGAGCACTAAGGCTGGGTCCAGTGCCTAAAGTGTCTGATTGTGAAAGTCTCCTGGAAGAAAAGACATTGaaagtttcagaaaagctgtgttAAGATCATCTTGTTGACTATTTGAACAAACTTGCTTTCTAAGGAGCGTGATGAGAAGATCGAGGAGCTccaagctgctctgcaggaggcaAAACAAAAATTGGAGAGCCTGGATACTAAGCAAAAGGATTTGGGGCAAGGCTTGCGCCGATCAAAGCGAGTGGCAGCTACCTCATGGGCTCTGCAACAGGAGCTGGAAGATACTAAAGCCAAGCTGGAGCAATGTCAAACAGAGTTAAATACTGCAACAGCAGGTAAGGCAGTGATGCTACACTGGTCCTTAACTAGACCAGAGCAGCCCTTATAAAGGGGTTAGAGATATATTTATCTCCTCATTTATCCGTTTATCCAGGCACACTGGATTCAGACATCCTGAAACCACTATTCTGAGTTGCAGATTATAGGAATAATGTGCTGGATTGACAGtgttgcatttcattttcatgtgaaaacagACTCtggggcaggatcatctcctaGTTCAAATTCTGAAGTCCTTCTGCATAATTGAAAGGGATAAGCCTGGAATGTCTGTGCATGTCTGCACAAAGCTTTTCTCAGCTTGCTTGTGGCAGCTTTATCTCAGGGGGAGTCCTGAATTCAGAAAACCTGAAAGCTTATGATTATACTGTTGCTCactgctttttgtctgtttctaGAGTTGCGCAAGTACCAGAAATTGCTGGAGCCACCTCCCTCTGCTAAACCCATTACTGTGGATGTAGACAGAAAGCTGGAGGATGGACAGAAGGTAACTCCATCTCTGTTACAGAAAGGAACACTTGCAGGGCAAAGTAGTTGCCAGTTTAACAGCACTTGGAGCTGCTGTTTCCAGGTTTTTAAGCAGATGGTTGAAATTGAAATGGGTATGAAAACCTTTACTAGAGATGCGGAAGGCTATGCTATCTGTGATCCCAGTGTATCTCCCTCAAATGGGATCCTCCCTCAGTCCTGCATGTCTGAATTACCCTGGGGTGGCTTTACTTGCAGAGCAAATGTCAAAGCTAGTTGTCATGTTGAACCTTTCTCCTGTAGAATGTCAGATTGCTGCGTTCAGAATTACAGAAACTTGGGGAGTCTCTTCAGTCTGCGGAAAGAGCGTGCTGCCACAGCACAAGTGCAGGGAAACTTCGGGAAGTCCTCTGTACATGCGATGACATTCTGGCTAGACAGgtaatgtttctcttttattgtGGGTTGCACAGGGGGATTTACTCTATGCACTTTGGCATAATCAGCAGAATAACCTAGGTTCTTGcagctgcaaataaaaatgatattCTCTAGATACATACTACTACATTAAGGGAGGTATACTGATGATTTTTTCCAATGGCTGAGTCAGACTGCACATTTAACTCTCCAGAGGAGACCCCAACTCACTTCCTTATCCACTTCACTCTATCACAGTTGCTATGGCAGCATGTTAGCAGCAGGATGGATTCAGCTTTTTCCTAGCCTTACTGTTCCTATTTTGTTATTGAACTGCTACACTGTTGATAGCAGAAGCTTTTGTGCACGGCCTTATTTAGCACACCAGTTAGTGAATTTTGGCAAAGGCAGATTAGTCTCTTCAGTTTACAGTAACCAGGAAGTTAGACAACTTGTCatatctacatatatatatatgttaccTTCCCTTTCTCAGGACCAAACACTGGCAGAACTGCAGAACAACATGATGCTGGTAAAACTAGATCTGCGGAAGAAAGCAGCTTGTATTGCAGAACAGTACCACACTGTACAGAAGCTCCAGGCTCCTCCAACATCTGCCTTAAAGAAACGGTTCTGTGCCAACAGGGAAAACCTACAACCTAATCAACCTCCTGGTAAAAAGCCCTTCCTGCACAACCTCCTGTCACGTTCAGCTGCCcgtcctgctgctggcagagggtgGCAACTTCGTTCAGTTGCTCTATGACTTTTTACAAAGAGATCCCTGCCCTGCTATTACTGGAATAGGTGGCAAATCCAATATAATGGCATCTATTTTTGTGtgcttgtttgttgttgttgtagcTGCTTGAGAGCTTATGTAAACATTTTTGGATATGTATGGTTAAACTTTTAATTGATACCAAAGTGGACAAAATGaccttttgtattttaaacactaCAATGAAGAAagtctttaaatataaaataatgcagATGATCAAAGCTGTTTAACAAAAGGACAAGTTAAACTGAGCTCTTATCTTCAACTACGTTGGCGCATAGTTCAAAAATAAGTTCACAAGGTCCTCCTTGAAAGATACTTTCCCTTCCTTGAATTATAATCCTTTATTAAAGTATACACGTTCTACTTCAGGGCTGTTCTTTTGGATCTTGGCTTGCAATTCTGGCTCCAAGCGTGTTACAGACATAGAACTaagcaaaagaaacaataaaatagtTACATATAACAAGCACTTGAATGTAAAGTAAGATGGAAGACGCATCTGGTTAAGCTTCCTGGAGTGTGAAAAgagttttcagtgcttttttaaCTACTTATGAAGGCATTGTGCTCACAGTGCAGGGGCAAACAGATCCCTGCTTAAAAGGCTATAAGACAGCCTGTACAGTCAAGAAATGGCTGTTGCTACTACCATGAGGGTTAGGAGTCTACTTAGTTGCTTGCAGTTTTTGCTGGCAATAGAAACTTACCttcttaaaggtgtttttattaaacataaTGTATTTGCCTATTTAACTCACTGCCTGATTTTAGTCACTTGAATAAAAGGTTTATAAGAGTCATAAAAGTGAATTTAAGCTGCCAGGTCATTTAAATAGCTGCAGTTTCTTTAATACTGTTTCAGGTCCAATCTTCCTGTGAAATGCAGAGCCCTGGTTAAAATCAAGAACTGTACCACACTTGCTGTGCTAGTTTGTCGAGTCACCTCCAGGTAGCTTAGAGCTGCTCACCACCATTCTCTACGCTGCCAGGTAGGGAAGCAGATGATGTCAGACTGCTTTGTTGTACTCCAACAATTGCATCAGATGAGAATTGGGTATTGTTTTCTGTAAGTCAAAAGCTGCTTTACTTGCTCAATATTTTAATGGGTTCAGCTCCAGCTTGCACTGTTCAAGCTACATTTGGCAGCTTGTCCAGTTTAGACAACCACTAAAATATGAGGGACAACTTAGTTGAATTTAAGACCCTGTTCATATTATGTACTGCATATTGAGCTAACTATATTTGCAGGTAACCCATCCAGGTTTCATTCTGATTTCAGCCATATTGTTTCTAAGACAGTTTTCAGTACGGAGCTATTTGtgtattaatgaaaaattatttctggaaatatattaataaattacaaataaGCACATCTAGTTAAGTACTGCTCTGGGTATAGGCAGGAGCTTCCAGCTGAAACTAAAATGGGTTTTGACCATTTAATGAAACTATAACCTTATGGATGTCAATATATTATTTAGACCACATTAGCCTTTTTTTATGAATCATTCCAGTGATTCTTAACTCTATATTATCAAGCTTAGACATCTCGGCATGAAAGCACATGGTTAAACTATGCACCTAAACCTCTTGTTCGCTGTCCCTATGTAGCTGTATCTTGAGCTGCTAGGAGTCTGTAAACAAGTAAGCCCAATTCAACTATTATATATTACTGATGTGTAACATAgtcattttttttatatattctcATGTTTATCACTTGTTTTATGGTAAGTAATTGTATGCTCTAGGAGGCAATgatgtgtttgtctttttgcaGTACCTTGCATGCATCTGGGAGCGTAACATTAAAGTAAGAATGATGTAACAAGAATACGCACCTTTTTTGAGGAAACAGTGCACAACACAGAGGTGTGGCAAACACAAGACTAAAGGAGACAAAAATGGGTTTACAATATTTAGGGTactaaaagaaaattcaaaacctTTAGGCATGGTCTTATGGCAGAAAGCTCTTTTTTGTATACAGTGAGCTAAAGTTCCATGAAGTGGTATGCGACCTTTGTTTCTTGCTGCATTATACCTTATGATATCTTCTATCTACTATGTAGTACTAAATGCATCAATACCATGCTTACAAATATGTATAAAAGTATCACTTTATGTTCTTCCAGTGTTTTGCATTGGTGTCCATGACAACAATAAAACACTAGCTAACAGCACCTGCACCTCTCCATTAACCAAATGTTTGAAGAATTCAGCAACCTACAGGATTAGGTTCCAGTTATTGTTTATGGAGGTAGCAGCCAAAGCACCTTTTCTAATCAAGCTGCTCCATGCCTTTTTTTTGCcactccctttctttctccctccctctgcttttcttggcAGATTCATTACTaatggtgcttttttttttttttaatatggtatTATCAGTTACAGTAAGTGCtgtagccttttttttctttttaatttaaaaaaagaacactttCCTCTTAAAAAACCCCCTTCAAATATCTCTTAAAATAGCAGACACAACCCAAAGAAATCACTTACCAGAATCCAACTAATCCAACTTGAATGGGAGCACTCATCCAAGGATATCTCTGTTGAAAGGAAAGTGCACAAAGTGAGGATGGTatcttttctccccctcccttcccaccttcCTGGAATTCTTAAATTCTAAAGCCAtgatgaaagcaaaacaattacCAGTATACATTAAAGCTGAGCTCCAATTTGAGAGTCCAATCCCTTTGAAAAGTAGCACAAAAATTCCCAGTACTACCAATGTACGCTGTTATCCTGAGTAAGTGTCCTTTAGGAACTACACGAGGTGGTTGACTGTTTTACTTACAACATGATCCTAAGTACATGAGCCATTCCTTTGAGTAGCTAGCAACGCAGCCAAGGTTTGGAGTGGTGCTGCAAGTGTGAGGTGTTGCCACACCTCCCTTGGGCTCAGGGAATTCTGCCCGGGCATCCCTAGGAAGAGCTAGGTTTGGTCCCAGTTCCCATCTCTTGGGTGACAGCAAATAGTTTTAACTTGCAACCTGAGATTTACTTCATGAACAACTGCAGCCACCAATCATAAATAAGGGAGGTATCAAGGAAAACTCTAAGTCTGCACCTCAGCCCTTTCTTCTGACTTCGATGTGTAGGAACTTGCCCCTTTAGCAGAGTCTCATACACCCCAATTATGCAAGAGTTCAccttttattaaagaaaaaagggtaGAAGAATTGGGGGAAGAAAGCTGAGAAAGCAACACACAACATATGGATGCATTTTTAGCGTATTCCTCATTAGTGCAACTTCTGCAGAACTTGAAACATATACCGAGAAATATGATAGTTTCTTGTAGGTCTCTAAACTGTTTAGGAATTCATACCCCCCCCGTTAGAATTTTAGTGGAAGTTAATTACTAATGAAATAAACCCAGACCCATTCAAACAATACTACTGCAATGGCCTTCTGTTGCtacaataaaaatcagtgtctCTGGTAAGTAGTGCACACACAACTGCACATCAGGGAagttgattttaaaacaaaacagcgAATGAGTTAAAATCACGTTACAGTGGACGATGTTTCCAAAAAAGgcatgttttgtttctgcaaaaagcatttcttgAGATGTTAAAGTTAGAGGGGAAACTGGTGAACAAGAGATAGGCACTACTTGAGagcaaaaatagaaatttaGAAAGCTAGGTAGAACAAAACATGGTGTTAAAGAAGGTCACAGCAGAGTAAGCAGTATAGAAAACAAGCCTGTGCAGAGTAAACTTTCTCCAGGCCTGAGGGAGAAGAAATGATGTAGAAGATGCTTCTTTTTTCTGCCCCCCACCCAGAGTCAATCTGTAATCCAGAAATGAGTGCAGAAGGAACTGTGCAATTCAGCAATAACCTGTAAcaatagaaatggaaaaagacagCAATAGCAAGAAAGATATAGAGTGAAtgcagcagtgctctgctgtTCTGGCACTCCACTAAACACACCATTTGACTCTCAGTTGAGATGAATTCACTCAAAATGCTTTCAC
This window contains:
- the KIF20A gene encoding kinesin-like protein KIF20A isoform X2, which produces MAQALASPGLFSDDDAAASPVLESTTTGFGADVRKDLLSEFSAISPNPEGSQQPVAEDNNGKLKVYLRVRPLKSTELEKGEDQGCVCIENSETLLLKAPKDSFTMRSTERGVGQAAHRFSFTQIFGPDVGQKSFFDETMKQVVKDVLNGQNWLVYTYGITNSGKTHTIQGSNKDGGILPRSLAVIFNSIGDRLYKAMDLKPFLSNEVIWLDSKQVRQEETKKQILLRGGLWEEELLTPMKRSHSAESQLQATASGSFDSGVAGLSSSSQLTNHSDVSQIEELGPRWADLDRISLANTGDVQFSIWVSFFEIYNELIYDLLEPALSGQSRKRQTLRLCEDQTGNPYVKDLNWINVRDADEAWKLLKLGRKNQSFASTHMNQNSSRSHSVFSIRILHLQRGGSETIPKISELSLCDLAGSERCKDQKNGDRMKEANNINTSLHTLGRCIAALRQNQQSKLKQTMVPFRDSKLTRVFQGFFTGRGRSCMIVNINQCASTYDETLYVAKFSAIASQLVQVPPTKLGLPSIQSIIKEHHRRTSQGAEAVAKDEVESEDDSEDEADVSMYEKEDLLRVVEAARELLVQERQEKLQLEMRLREEICNEMLEHMRQKEQWCSQHLDTQKELLEELYEDKLNNLKESLTDYYQEMIQERDEKIEELQAALQEAKQKLESLDTKQKDLGQGLRRSKRVAATSWALQQELEDTKAKLEQCQTELNTATAELRKYQKLLEPPPSAKPITVDVDRKLEDGQKNVRLLRSELQKLGESLQSAERACCHSTSAGKLREVLCTCDDILARQDQTLAELQNNMMLVKLDLRKKAACIAEQYHTVQKLQAPPTSALKKRFCANRENLQPNQPPGPIFL
- the KIF20A gene encoding kinesin-like protein KIF20A isoform X1, which gives rise to MAQALASPGLFSDDDAAASPVLESTTTGFGADVRKDLLSEFSAISPNPEGSQQPVAEDNNGKLKVYLRVRPLKSTELEKGEDQGCVCIENSETLLLKAPKDSFTMRSTERGVGQAAHRFSFTQIFGPDVGQKSFFDETMKQVVKDVLNGQNWLVYTYGITNSGKTHTIQGSNKDGGILPRSLAVIFNSIGDRLYKAMDLKPFLSNEVIWLDSKQVRQEETKKQILLRGGLWEEELLTPMKRSHSAESQLQATASGSFDSGVAGLSSSSQLTNHSDVSQIEELGPRWADLDRISLANTGDVQFSIWVSFFEIYNELIYDLLEPALSGQSRKRQTLRLCEDQTGNPYVKDLNWINVRDADEAWKLLKLGRKNQSFASTHMNQNSSRSHSVFSIRILHLQRGGSETIPKISELSLCDLAGSERCKDQKNGDRMKEANNINTSLHTLGRCIAALRQNQQSKLKQTMVPFRDSKLTRVFQGFFTGRGRSCMIVNINQCASTYDETLYVAKFSAIASQLVQVPPTKLGLPSIQSIIKEHHRRTSQGAEAVAKDEVESEDDSEDEADVSMYEKEDLLRVVEAARELLVQERQEKLQLEMRLREEICNEMLEHMRQKEQWCSQHLDTQKELLEELYEDKLNNLKESLTDYYQEMIQERDEKIEELQAALQEAKQKLESLDTKQKDLGQGLRRSKRVAATSWALQQELEDTKAKLEQCQTELNTATAELRKYQKLLEPPPSAKPITVDVDRKLEDGQKNVRLLRSELQKLGESLQSAERACCHSTSAGKLREVLCTCDDILARQDQTLAELQNNMMLVKLDLRKKAACIAEQYHTVQKLQAPPTSALKKRFCANRENLQPNQPPGKKPFLHNLLSRSAARPAAGRGWQLRSVAL